The following is a genomic window from Candidatus Tectomicrobia bacterium.
CGCCATCTCCTTCGCGAGGAGGACGAGCTTGGCGTCCACCTCCCGGACGCGGGGGAAGTCCGTGTCCACGATCTGGATGTCCAGTTCCGGCATCTGCTGGATGCGGTGGAGCACGTCGAGGCCCCTGCGCCCGCGGTTGCGCTTGAGGGGATCGGACGAGTCGGCGATCTGCTGGAGCTCCTTGAGGACGAACTGCGGCAGGACCAAAGGGCCTTCCAGGAAGCCCGCCTCGCAGATATCGGCCACCCGGCCGTCGATGATGACGCTGGTGTCCAGGATCTTGGCCCTCGACGGCTCGCCGCCCGCCCCGTCGGCCGCCTCCGGGCGCGTCCACAGCCGCCGCCCGTGCGCGGCCCCGGCGGCGGCCCCGAGATAACTCAGGATGAGTCCGATGAACAAGGCCGCGATGGACCGGGCGGCCTCCGGGATAGCCGCAGAGGAAACGCCGATGACGAGCAGGGCCGCCAGCAGCCCGGCCAGGGCCCCGGCCGCCCCTCCCGCCGCGGCCCCCGCTCCCACGCGGCCCAGGCCCGTCTCCGCCCATACCGCCAGGAGCCCGGCCGCGGCGCCCAGCACGCCTCCCAGGCCGTAGCCGGCTCCTCCGCTTCCCAGGGCGCCGCCCATCCAGGCGCCCAGAACGGCCGCCGCCAGGACAATCGCCCCGCGCGCCGCCTTGAGGCCTCCGCCTCCATCCCGGAAGGCCGGAAGCCCCAGATTCGACAACCTGGACCTCGGTTTCTCGTTTATCCGCTTCACGCCTCTACCTCCCGACGGGGCGGAATCAATCGCCAGGGGGGCCGATGCTTTCCCCGGGCCGAATATAGGTGCCGCTCTTCCCCCCCGTTTTCCTCGCCAGCCGGACCGCGGAAAGAGCCATCCCCCGGTCCACCGCCTTGCACATGTCGTAAATGGTCAAGCCGGCCACCGCGACCGCCGTCATGGCCTCCATCTCGACCCCGGTGCGGTCCATGGCCCGGACAACGGCCTCGATCTCGAGGGCGCGCTCCCCCTCGGCGGGCCAGAACCGGACCTCCACGCTGGTCAGCCGGAGCGGATGGCACATCGGAATGAGTTCGGCGCAGCGCTTGGCCGCCATGACGCCGGCCACCCGCGCCGTTCCCAGAACGTCCCCCTTCGGAAGCCCCCCCTCCAGGATGCGCCGGAGGGTTTCGGGCTCCATCTCCACCCGGCCCCGGGCGACCGCCTCCCGGGCCGACTCGGGCTTGGCCCCCACTTCCACCATCCGGGCCCGGCCTTTTTCGTCCAAATGGCTCAATTCAGCGGGCATTCGCCCCAACTCCCCTAATTTCATATCCTTAGCGAACAAACATCAATTACTTCCATCCTCTCCAATTATACACCCTCTTTTCATCTCTCAGAAAAGCCCTTTTTCCCGGCAATCCCGATTCGTGGAACACGGACGGCGGGCGGAAATTTCCCCCCGCGGCCGCCCGGCGCCCGAAAGGGGCCGGAAAAAAGGCGGCCGGAGAGGAGGGCTAGAGCTTGGGGAGGGTGAGGCCGGGCTGCTTCTGGTACTTGCCCTTCTTGTCGGCGTAGGAGACCTCGCAGACCTCGTCGCTCTCGAAGAAGAGCACCTGAGCGATGCCCTCGTTGGCATAGATCTTGGCGGGGAGCGGGGTGGTGTTCGAAACCTCGAGGGTCACGAAGCCCTCCCACTCGGGCTCGAAGGGAGTCACATTCACGATGATGCCGCAGCGGGCGTAGGTGCTCTTGCCGACGCAGACCGTCAGGACGCTGCGCGGGATGCGGAAGTATTCCACCGTGCGGGCCAGGGCGAAGGAGTTGGGGGGGATGATGCAGGAGTCGCCCCGGATCGTCACGAGGGAGCGGTTGTCGAAGTTCTTGGGGTCCACGATGGTCGAGTTGACGTTGGTGAAGATCATGAACTCGTCGGCGATCCGGATGTCGTAGCCGTACGAGGAGACGCCGTAGGAGATGACCCCGTTGCGGATCTGCCGATCCTCGAAGGGCTCGATCATCCCGTGGTCGCGGGCCATCCGCGTGATCCAGCGGTCGGACTTGATGCTCATGGGGCACCTCGTTCGGTGCGGGGCGGGCCCGGGACGCCTGGCCGGGAGCAGGGTTCCCCCTCTCCCGGCCAGGTTCATCGCTACCGCCCGCCCGATGGCGGAAGCGAATCCCGTTTGAGCCATTGGCTTACTGGGGTTTTCCCCAATGCAGGAAGCGCGATTCCATCACAGCATCTAGTGGGTGTCAAAGGATTTTGTTCCCCGAAGCACAATTCCTTGTGGGCAACCTGTGCACGGGCCGGGAATAACCGCCACCAAAGATGGGGGAAAGAAGGTGCAGATCCTGTGGATAACCCGCCGCCGCGGGCCGGGGCCGGGCGCGCACCCCTGCCTCCGGGTTCAGGCCGGCCGGGCCTTCCCCGCCCGCTACTTGAATCGGTCGGGATGGACGGTGACGGAGCCTTTCTTCTTGAGATCGCCGATCATCCGGTCGTAGGCGGCCCGGTGGCGGACGTCGGCGTGTATCTGCCGGACATCTTCCTTGACGTCCTCGAACTTCGCGTCCGAGGCCGACAGCCGCTCGCTCACGCGGATGATCTGCCAGCCGAGGGAGGTCTGGATCGGATCGCTCACCTGGCCGATGGGCAGCTTGAAGGCGGCCTCCTCGAGCTTCCGGTCCAGCTCGCCCCGCGCGGCCGTGCCCATCACCCCGCCCGCGTCCCGGGTCGCCTCGAAGATCGAGCGCGCCCGCGCCACCTGGGCGAAGGGCACCCCGCGCTTTACCTCGGCGGCGGCGTCCCAGGCCTCTTTCTCGGTTTTCAGGACGACATGGCTGAGGGTGACCTGCTCCTTGCGGCGGAAACGGTCGCGGTTGGCCTCGAAGAAGGCGCGCAGGTCGGCCTCCGACGCCTCGACGGGACGGTTGATCTCCCGGCGCAGGAATTCCTCGATGAGGATGCGCCGCTTGGCCGCCTCGATGCGCTTCTCGACCTCCGGGGTGGCCTCCAGCTTCCGCCGGCGGGCCTCCTGGTACAGGAGCTCCGACTGCACGATGCCGTCGATGAACTGCTCCTTCTTGCTGCGGATCTGGAGCCGGACGGCGGGGGACACTTGCATCAGGCGCTCCTCCAGCTCGGCGAGCGTGATTTTCCGCCCGTTGATCTCGGCCACGACCACCTTGGATTTGTCTTCCTGGGGCGGGGCCGCGGCGGGGGCCGCGAAAGCGGGCGCGAGGCTGGCGAGCAGAAGGGCGAGGGCCGCCCCTCCCTGGATCAGTCTTTCGCGAATTTTCACGAGCACTCCTTCAGAAGAATTCCCTTTCCGGATCACACCTGGAACTGGCGGCCAACGTACTGGTAGACGGAATCGTACAGGAACTGGCGCTCCACGTGGAGCGCCATCACGCAATGGTCGAACTCGTGCGTGAGCTTGCGGAAGACCCGGGCCGTCGGCCGGACGGCGTCCATCTCGGCCACCTGGCCGTAGGCGGCCTTGCCCTGCATCACGTAGAACCCCGGGTTGAGCCGCTGGCGCTCAAGGCTCTCGGGGAAAAGGCCCGTGAAGAACAGGCATACGTCCCCCATCTGGCGCTTGAGCTCCCGCCGCGGGGCCCCCTGCAGGCCCCTCTCCTCCAGCAGGAAGTCCATCACCCGCTCGAGCCGCCCCTGGTTCCGGCGGCCGCGCCGGTACAGATTGTCCACGTGGACGAACCGCAGGAGCATCCGCCAGACATAATCGATGATCTCGCCGTCCGTGTACCCGACGGCCTCGAAGGCGGATTCGGTGGTCTTGCGCAGCATTCGCCCCAAGGCATGCGTTTCCGGGATGGGATCCCGGACCTCCGTCCCGAGCATATGAGTCCCCCTGGGCGGCCCAATCTCAGGCGGGCGGTCCGCGCGAAACCGCGGCACCTGCAATTATAGTAGTGAAAGGATCGGGGCGGGGTCAATTTTTCGCCCTTTTCATGGGCAATTTTTGGCCCGATCCCCCGGATTTTACATGGAAAGAACCGCCACGGGTGGGCTATAATTCACCGTTCCTTCGACCCTTCGCCTTCTTGACGCGAAAGGAAAGCGGGGCGGACTTTGGGTTGACTTCAGACGGCTTTCTGGCTACAGAGTTGCGGGTTGGCCTGTTACCCCATATTGATGGCTTGCGGCACGCGGTTCGGATTCATGCCGGGACCTACGCTCGCATCCCGTCCGGACGAGGATTAATCGGATGCTCACTGCGGATTCCGTCGTCAAAATCTACGACCGCTGGGGCCGGTTTTACGACATTGTGTTCAAGTGGATCTTCAGCGAGGGCCGCAACGTCGGGGTTGAGCTTCTGAACCTCAAGGCCGGCGAGCGCCTCCTGGAGGTGGGGGTGGGCACGGGCCTCTCCCTGCCGCTCTACCGCAAGGACGCCCGGATCGTCGGCATCGATATTTCGTCGAAAATGCTGGAAAAAGCCCAGGAGAAGGTGACGAACCTGGGGCTCAGGAATGTGGATCTGAACGTGATGGACGCCCAGTCGATGGAGTTCCCGGACAACAGCTTCGACTGTGTCACGGCCTGTTACGTCGTCAGCGCCGCGCCGGACCCGCACAAGGTGGTTTCCGAGATCTGCCGGGTGTGCAAGCCGGGCGGCCGCATCGTATTCATCAACCACTTCAAGAGCCAGAACCCGATCCTCGCCCGCTTCGAGGAGCTCATCAACGGCATCTGCCGCAAGTTCGGCTGGGAAACCACGCTGGACCTCGAGCACCTGATGGCCGAGAACAACCTGACCATCGGCGTCCAGGAACGGGTGAACATCTTCGACTACTGGCGCGCCGTCCTCTGTTACAACTCCCAAAAGTAATGACGCCGCCCCCGGCAGCCCCCTGCCGGGGGCGTTTTTCGTCCGGCCGGAGCCGCGGGCGGCCGCTTCGCCCGGGAGACGCCGTTGAACCCCGGTGATCACGCGTTGGGCCTCGCCTTCGCCACGGTCGCCGCCCTCGCCTGGGCCGCCTTCTCTTTCCTCGTCAAGATGGCCCTGCGCGACGCCCCCGTCCTCCGGGTGACGGCCTGCCTCACCACCCTGAACGCCCTCCTGGTCACCCTGTTCGCCCTGGCGGTCCTCCCCCTCGCCTCGTTCGCGCCGAAGATAGAGGGGACGCTCCTGTGGGTCCTCCTCTCGGGCGTCTTCCACATCGGCATCTCCCGTTCCTTCTTCTACCTGGCCATCCACCGCCTCGGGCCCAACCGCTCGGTGCCGGTGGCGATGAGCTACCCGTTCGTGACCGCCCTCGTCGCCTGGCCCCTGCTGGGCGAGCCGCTGACCCTGCGCATCGTCTTGGGGCTGGCCGTCCTCCTCCTGGGGATCTCCCTCATCGTCTCCGCGGCCCCGGCCCAGTCCGAGGGCGCCTCCCCCTCGCCCGGGTGGCGCACCCTGGGCTGGATCGCGGCGGGGGTGACGTCCATCCTGTGGGGGGTTTCCGCCGTCTTCTTCAAGCGGGCCTCCCTGGACATCCATCCCGTGGCCGTGGCCTCCTTCGCCCTCATGATCGGCGCCGTGGTGGCCTGGGCGATCGCCGCCGGCGAGGCCGCGCGCTCCAAGCTCCCCCCCATCCCCCGGCGGGCCTGGCCCTGGCTGCTCATCGCCTCGGTCTTCCAGGCGGCGGCGGTGCCCTCCTACAACTACGCCCTCAAGCACACCCTCGCGGTGAACGTCACCGCCATCGTTTCGGCCCAGCCCCTCATCGCCCTGGTCGTCGGCTGGCTCTTCCTCCGCGAATCCGAGAACATCACCCCGCGCCTGTGCGCGGGCGCCCTCCTCACCGTGGCCGGGACCCTGATCGTCGTGTCCTGAAACCCTCCGTTTCCCCGGAAATGGAAGGGTGCTATCCTTTGTTTTCACTCCATGACATTTTTCCATCCGCCAGGAGGCTCACCCATGGGCGAAGTAATCCACGTAACGAAGGCCCGCGTCGTGAAGGAGCCGGGCCGGGGCATGAAGACGGCCTACCTCGACGCCTTCCCGGACACCCCGATCCCCTACGGCATCCACGGCGGCATCTCGAAGTTCTACAAGACCCAGCCCGAGGAGGAGCGGCCCGCCACCCTGGACCACCTGGTGATGGCCGTCGCCGGGTGACTGACGGGCAATATGGGCGGCGCGCTGGATGCGCGCGGCATCAAGAGCTCGCCGGACAACCTGGTCGCCGAGGTCGAGGGCATCATCGAGAACGTCGAGGGCGTGGCCCTCATCACCACCATCCGGGTCCGCTACAAGTGCCGGATCCCCAAGGGCAAGCGCGCCGAGGCCGAGCGCGCCCTCGCAGTGCACGAGAAGGGCTGCCCCGCCAGCCAGAGCGTCCAGCGGGGCATCAAGGTCGAGTACAGCGCCGAGTTCGAGGAGGAGTAGGCGCGGCCGGCGATTCTGGGACGGTCAAGTGAAACCGCCCTGGATGAGAGGAAGGAACAGGCTTAAATCTTGGACCCCCTCCCCCTCCGGGGGAGGGATGGGGTGGGGGAAGAATCCCCCTCGCGGCTTCCCTCCCCCCTCGGGCCCATGCGGGCCCGACCTCCCGAAGGGAGGGGGAGAGGCCAAGGCAACAGCCAGTGTGCCATACGCCCCTACAGGTCCCTGTTGGATGAAAGTCCCCTCTTCCCCAGCAGCGCCGCCCCGAGCAGGGCGAGGGCGAGCAGGCCTCCCCACATCCCTGCCTCGCCCGGGGTGCCCACCAGGAGCGATCCCGCGAGGAACATTCCGGCGAAGACGGCCACGCTCAGGAGCGCCCATTCCGCCGCCAGGGGAAGAAGGGGCGTCCCGGCCTCGCCCCGCCCCCGGGCCGGCCCCCAGGCCCCCGGCGGCCTCGCATCCCGGTAGAAGAGCCGGAGCACCTCCAGGGGGACGGGCCGGGTGAGATAGGTCGCGGCCAGCATCGCCGCCGCCCCGGCCGTCACCTGGGCCGTCAGCAGCACCGGGAACGAGGGCGCCGCCCCGGCCCAGTGCAGCGCCGCCGTGGTGAGCCCCGCCGCCGCCATCCCCGCCACCTCGGTCCACGCGTTCGCCCGCCACCACAGCCACCTGAGCAGCACCGGGAGCCCCAGCCCCGCGCCCATGGAGACGTTGAACTTCCAGGCCCACTCGATGCTCCCGATCCGCGCCGCCACCGCGAGCGAGCCCAGCGTCATGGCGAGCACGGCCGCCCGGCTCGCCAGTATCACCTCCCGGCGGCCGGCGCCGGGCCGGACGAAGCGGGCGTAGATGTCGTTGATGAGGTAGCTCGTCCCCCAGTTGAAGTGGGTGTCCACCGTGCTCATGAAGGCGCTGAGGAGCCCCGCCAGCGCGAGCCCCAGCAGGCCCGCCGGCAGCATCTCGCGCATGAGGAGGGCGTACGCCGCCTCCCGGTCGGCCACGATCCGGGCGGCCAGGCTCCCGGCGGGGGCTTCCATCCCCCGCGGGAAAAGCACGAGGCCCACCAGCCCGACGAGTATCCAGGGCCAGGGCCGGAGGACGTAGTTGGCCCAGGTGAACCAGAGCATCCCCCGGCGGGCGTCCCGGGGGCTGGCCGCCGCGACCAGGCGCTGGGCGATGTAGCCTCCCCCGTCCGCGTGGTGCTGGGCCCACCACACCACGAAAAGATAGATGAGCAGCATCTGGGCCCCGGCCTCGGCGGGGGGAAAGAAGGAGAGTATCTCGCCCGCCCCCGCCTCGCCGTAGATCGAGCGCAGTTTTTCCGTCAGCCCCGAGAGCCCGCCCACCCTCCCCACCGCCAGCCAGGCGAAGAGGACGCTCCCCGCCATGGCGATCGCGAACTGGAAGAGGTCGGTGAGGATCACCCCCCGCAGGCCCCCCGCGCTCGAGTAGAGCCCGATGAACAGCACGAGGGCCACGATGGTGAGCGTCTCGTTCAGCGAGCCGATGAGGAGCCACCCCGGCCAGGCCGCCTGGACGGCCGCCCAGGCGGGCGCGGGCAGGGCCTCCTCCCAGCGGAGGAAGGGGTCGGCGATCTTCCCCATCGCGCGGAACACCCAGCCCAGCACGATCAGGTTCACGACGAGGGAGGAGTAGACCGCCTTGAAGCCCCGCAGGAAGGTGCCGGGCCCCCGCCCGTAGCGGCGCTCGAGCAGCTCGGCGTCCGTCACCACCCCGAGCCGCCGCCACAGCGGGGAGAAGAAGACGGCCACCCCCACGTGCCCGATGGCCCACGACCACCAGAACCAGTTGCCCGAGATGCCCTTCGTCGCCACCACCCCCGCGATGACGAGCGGGGTGTCCGAGGCGAAGGTGGTGGCCACCATGCTGGTGCCCACCCACCACCAGGGGAGGCTCCGGTCCGCCGCGAAGTAGGAGACGAGGCTCGCCGAGGCCCGGCGCGAGACCCACAGCCCCGCCCCCAGGGTGAAGGCGAGGTAGGCCAGGATGAGGAACCAATCGAGCGGGGAGAGCATGGGGGCTCCGGGGGGGCGGGAGTCTCGGACGATTAAATGCTGGCAATCCTTTTGTTAACAAACAGCATTGCTTCACCCTCGCCTTAAAGGCTATATTTTTATTGGCTATTGAATTTCTCTAAATCAGGGACAAGGGCCATGCCTAAAACAAAAATCTCAACGCCATACCCTTCCTTGGAAGCTGTCGCCCGCGAACTCGGCGTGGCCAAATCCAGAATCACAAAAATTGTCGACATGGTACGCAAGGTTCAGAAAAATGAGGCAGCCCGCGCTGTCCCTGCGGTGCGGACGGCCAAAAAAAGAAAAAAGTGATACCCGTGCTGTCCGTTTCTCTCTAAGGCAAGCCCTGACAGGTATCAACAATCATGCCGCCTAAACGACAAGGGAAGCGGAAACCTGCGAATACCGTATTCTTAAACATCCCTTACGATAAGCGTTATGAGACTCTGTTCATAGCTTATATCGCCGGCTTGTGTGCATTTGGCCTAATCCCTCATGCGACACTGGAAATTCCAAGCAGCGACCGGCGGTTGGAGCGAATCTTCAAACTAATTCGCGGTTGCTCTTATTCTCTCCACGATCTCTCCCGCGTACAGTTGGATCGCAACTCGCCCCCGACACCCCGCTTCAACATGCCATTCGAGCTCGGCCTCGTCGTGGCGTGCGCAAAATTGGAATCGCGGTCCCATAAATGGTTCGTGTTCGAGGCACGGAGACACCGGCTGAACAAATCGCTGAGCGACCTCGACGGGACCGACCCCCACATTCACAACGGAAGGCCGGAAGACCTCCTGACTGCCCTGACCAATGTGTTCGTCCGTTCCAAGAATCACCCAACCATCCGGGAGCTTCGCCCCATATTCTCACTCCTAAGGAAAACATCGCAGATCATCAAAAAGGACAATTCGAATTCCCTGTTCGGAGCTCATGCTTTCCGTGATCTCGTTTTGGCGGCACAAGCCATCGCGCGGGAAAAATTGTCCTGGCTTAACCACTAACATTTCGTTCGTCGTCTTGTAAAAAAAGCGGCCCCGCATCCCTGCGGGGCCGCTTCTGTGTCTGGCTACGAACGTGCTACCGCCCCTTGCCGTTGCCCCCTGCCTTCGAGGCCTTCGGGCTCTTCTTGAGCTTGCCCAGCACCTCGAGCACGTGGTCCGGGGTGATGGGGATGCGGGTGATGCGGGCGCCGATGGCGTGGCTCACGGCGCAGGCCACGGCGGCGGCCCCCGCCGTGCAGGGGGGCTCCCCGATGCCCTTCGCGCCGTAGGGCCCGAGGCCCTCCTGCGACTCCTCGATGACGTTCGCCCACTCGGGCGTCTCCACGGCGGTGGGGATGAGGTAGCCGTGGAACTCGTTGTTGGCGATGGCCCCCTTGCGGGTGACGATCTCCTCCGAGAGGCCGTGGCCGATGCCCATCATGGTGCCGCCCTCGAACTGCCCCTCCACGTGCTGGACGTTGATGGCCTGGCCCACGTCGTGGCCCGACACGTAGCGCAGGAGCCGCACCTCGCCCGTCTCCACGTTCACCTCGACCTCGGCGCCGTGGACGCCGAAGGTGTAGTCCATCCAGCCGCCCGCGTCGCCGTACTTCTCGTGGCCCTCGAAGCGGTGGTCGCCGATCTTCATCTTGCCGGTGTGGAACATGTCGAGGCCCATGGAGCGGCACTTCTTGACCGCCTGGGCAACGGTGACGCCCCTCTCCTCGGCGGATTTGACGAAGATGCGGCCGCCGCGGATGTCGAGATCCTCGGGGCTCACCTCGAGGAGCTCGCCCGCGCCCTTCAGGAGGCGGCTCCGGAGCTCGAGGCCGGTGCGGTGGGTGGCCCCGCCCGAGATGAGGGTCTGCCGGCTCCCGGCCGTGATGCCCACCAGGGGGGTGACGTGGGAGTCCGACATCACCACTGTCACCTTCTCCCACGGAATGCCCAGCACCTCGGAGGCGATCTGGCGGTAGGCGTGGGTCTGGCCCGCGCCCACGTCGGAGGCGCCGACGCGCAGGTTCACGCTGCCGTCGTCCTCGAGGGAGGCGTAGACCTCGCCCTCGTTGCGGGGGCGGCCGTAGCCCCCCATGTTGCCGATGAGGCTCCGCCCCCGGCGCCAGGGGCCGCGGTCCTTCTCCGGCACCCGGCCCGCCGGCCCGCCCAGGGCGGCGATGGCCTTCTCCAGCAGCTCGGGCAGCATGACGCGGCTGGGCAAGGGCTGCTTCTGCATGAGAGTGCCGCCCTTCTTGATGAAGTTGCGGCGGCGGAACTCGACGGGGTCCATGCCGAGGCGCTTCGCCAGCTCGTCCATCTGGGACTCGTAGGCGAAGCAGACCTGGTTGGCCCCAACCCCGCGCATGGCCTCGGTGAAGGGGTTGTTCGTGAGGACGGCCCGCGCCCGGCCCCGGGCGTTCGGGATCTCGTAGGGCCCCCCGCTGATGCAGAGCGCCCCCATCACGAGGCCCTTGCTGTTCGAGGCGTAGCCCCCGGCGTCGGCCAGGATGTCCACCTCGACCGCCGCGAGCTTGCCGTCCCGGGTGGCCGCCGTCTTGTAGCGCATGAGGAAGGGGTGGCGCTTGCTCCCCGTGTTCACGCTCTCCTCGCGCGAGTAGGCCATGCGCACGGGCCGGCCCGTCCTCATGGCGAGGAGGGCGAGGAAGGCGCCCAGCAGGGGGTGCTCCTTCCCGCCGAAGGCGCCGCCCAGCATGGGGCACTCGTAGCGCACCCGGCTGGCCGGGAGGCCGAGGATGGAGGCCACCTTCTGGTAGTTCTCGATGGTCTGGGTGGGCACGCGGACGTTCACCACCCCGCGCTCGTCCACCCAGGCCACGCCCCCCTCGGGCTCGATGTAGGCGTGATCGAGGCAGGCCGAGAAGTAGACGTTCTCGACCGTCACCACGTCCGGCCGGGCGAAGGCGGCGTCCACGTCGCCTTTCTCGGTGTTCCAGTCGCAGATGATCTCGCCCTCGGGCTTCATGAAGTCGTAGGCGCCCGGCAGGGGCTCGTAGGCGACGTGCACGAGCGAGGCGGCCTCCGCCGCCAGGTCGCGCGACTCGGCCGCCACGATGGCGACGGCGTCCCCGATGTCGCGCACCACGTCCTCGGCCATGACGGGGTAGTCCGCGTAGCGCCCGGCGTTCACCCCCGGGATGTCCTTGGCCGTCAGGACGCAGTGGACGCCCGGGAGCGCCAGGGCGCGCGAGGCGTCGATCTTCTTGATCCGGGCCGGGGTCATGGCCGCCCGGACCACCCGGGCGTGGAGCTCGCCGGGGAGGTGGAAATCGTCTCCGTACAAGGTATCCCCCACCGCCTTGGCGAGGGCGTCCGCCTTGGTGGGCGAGGTTCCGACTACGTTCATTCGGGGCATGCGCACCTCAAGAGCGGCAGGTGAATGAGCCGCGGCAAGGGCATCCGGCGCCGGCCGGAGGGAGCCGCCCCTCCGGCCATTCTACGCGCTCAAGCTTATTTGCGCAGGGCCGCGACGTCCACGGCGCGGCCCGTCCGCGCGCTCTCGATGACCGCCTCCAGCACCGCGACCACCTGGAGCCCGGCGTGGCCGTCCGTCTCGGGCTTGGCCTTGCCGCGGATGCACTGGGCGAACTCGGCCAGCTCGAGGGCCAGGGCGTCGCCCGCCTGGTTCGGGAGCTCCCGGCGGACGTCCTCGCCCTTCTTCTGGAAGTAGAGCTTGGCGCCGTCCTCGTCGCTCCAGGCGCTGGCCTCGGTGCCGTAGGCGGCGGTGTAGCAGATCTTGGGGAGGACATAGCCCGTCCCGATGTAGCCGAGGGGGCCGCTCTCGAACTCCAGGATGATGCTCGTCACGTCGTCGAGCTGGCTCTTGCCGAGCAGGCGCTTGCTGAAGGCGGAGAGGCGCTTCACGGGGCCGGCGAGGTAGATGAGGTTGTCCACCATGTGGACGCCCAGGCCCGTCATGGAGCCGGCGGGCGACTCGCCCGGCTCGGAGCGCCAGCCGGGCCGCGGCGTCTGCCCGCCGAACATGGACAGGTTCGCCTCGAGCTGGTGGAGCATGCCGAGCTCCCGCTTTTCGACCATCTCCTTGATGCGGCGGGTGGCCCCGAGGCGGCGGCGGTGGTGCCCGACCAGGAGGGTCACACCCGCCTTCTCGCAGGCCTCGATGGCGCGCCGGGCGTCCTTCACGGTGAGGGTGAGGGGCTTCTCGACGAAGACGTGCTTGCCCGCCGAGGCCGCCTGCTCGATCATGGTGACATGCGTCGAATGCGGGGTGGCGAGGACGATGCCCTGGATCGAGGGGTCCTTGAGTATCTCCTCGAAGCTCCCCGCCTGGGGGCAGCCGGCCTTCCCGGCGAAGGCCTTGCGGGCGTCCGCACCCCGGGCGAAGCACGATACGATCTCGCCCTCCCCGCTCCGCTTCACCGCCTCGGCCAGCATCGCGCCCCACCAGCCCAGCCCCACCGAGGCCAGGCGCACCTTATCCGCAGCCATTTCTTCTCCTTTTTCCCATTTGCCTGGAGCCGGCAGGGCCGGCGGATACGTCGAGCGCTCCAACATAAAGCATGGGGGGGCCGTCCCGCAAAGGCCCCGCCGGACATAAAAAAGCTTCCCCTCCCGTCGCCGGGAGAGGAAGCCGTAAGCAAGAGGGTGGTGCCCGATGAATTATGAGTGCGTGGCGGAGGAGAGCCGACCCGATCGACTACTCCATCCGCCTGCCAATCGAGACGTGCCGCCTAAGAACGCCTCGACCAGCATAGTTCTATAAAGCAAGCGGTGTGCCATTTCGGATTCCTATATAAACCATTGATTTCACTGTCCGTAACTTTTCGGATAGCCTTGGCAAATTGCCAATTTGTCAGGCTTCGCCGATGCGGCTTCGGACAAATCGTCATTCTGCCCCGGATATAGGAGAGCCCGATGCAAATCTTCCACTGGGACAGCGTCCCCAGCCATCCGGTTCGTCCCGGAGTAAGCCGTAAGGTGTTCACCGGTGAGGGCGCCATGCTTCTCATCACCGAGTTCGGGCCCGGCTCGACCGAATCGCCCCACACCCACCCTTTCGAGCAGCTCGTCTTCGTCCTGGAGGGGGACGTGGAGTTCACCCTCGGCGGGGAGAAGCGCGCCGTGCCGGCCGGCTCGGTCTTCCGCATCCCGCCCGGCACCCCGCACGGCGCCAGCGCCCTCGGCGGCAAGCGCTGCCGCGTCCTCGCCGTCTACGGCCCCCCGCGGGAGGACGTGCTGAAATATTGCGATTACCAGAAGGAGTGAGGGCCATCACGCGAAAACTTTCCATCCCCCGGCACCGTTCGATGGTGGCCACCATGCCA
Proteins encoded in this region:
- a CDS encoding methyltransferase domain-containing protein; this translates as MLTADSVVKIYDRWGRFYDIVFKWIFSEGRNVGVELLNLKAGERLLEVGVGTGLSLPLYRKDARIVGIDISSKMLEKAQEKVTNLGLRNVDLNVMDAQSMEFPDNSFDCVTACYVVSAAPDPHKVVSEICRVCKPGGRIVFINHFKSQNPILARFEELINGICRKFGWETTLDLEHLMAENNLTIGVQERVNIFDYWRAVLCYNSQK
- a CDS encoding OsmC family protein, with translation MGGALDARGIKSSPDNLVAEVEGIIENVEGVALITTIRVRYKCRIPKGKRAEAERALAVHEKGCPASQSVQRGIKVEYSAEFEEE
- a CDS encoding peptidyl-prolyl cis-trans isomerase; protein product: MKIRERLIQGGAALALLLASLAPAFAAPAAAPPQEDKSKVVVAEINGRKITLAELEERLMQVSPAVRLQIRSKKEQFIDGIVQSELLYQEARRRKLEATPEVEKRIEAAKRRILIEEFLRREINRPVEASEADLRAFFEANRDRFRRKEQVTLSHVVLKTEKEAWDAAAEVKRGVPFAQVARARSIFEATRDAGGVMGTAARGELDRKLEEAAFKLPIGQVSDPIQTSLGWQIIRVSERLSASDAKFEDVKEDVRQIHADVRHRAAYDRMIGDLKKKGSVTVHPDRFK
- a CDS encoding DMT family transporter, with amino-acid sequence MNPGDHALGLAFATVAALAWAAFSFLVKMALRDAPVLRVTACLTTLNALLVTLFALAVLPLASFAPKIEGTLLWVLLSGVFHIGISRSFFYLAIHRLGPNRSVPVAMSYPFVTALVAWPLLGEPLTLRIVLGLAVLLLGISLIVSAAPAQSEGASPSPGWRTLGWIAAGVTSILWGVSAVFFKRASLDIHPVAVASFALMIGAVVAWAIAAGEAARSKLPPIPRRAWPWLLIASVFQAAAVPSYNYALKHTLAVNVTAIVSAQPLIALVVGWLFLRESENITPRLCAGALLTVAGTLIVVS
- the moaC gene encoding cyclic pyranopterin monophosphate synthase MoaC, translated to MPAELSHLDEKGRARMVEVGAKPESAREAVARGRVEMEPETLRRILEGGLPKGDVLGTARVAGVMAAKRCAELIPMCHPLRLTSVEVRFWPAEGERALEIEAVVRAMDRTGVEMEAMTAVAVAGLTIYDMCKAVDRGMALSAVRLARKTGGKSGTYIRPGESIGPPGD
- a CDS encoding dCTP deaminase — encoded protein: MSIKSDRWITRMARDHGMIEPFEDRQIRNGVISYGVSSYGYDIRIADEFMIFTNVNSTIVDPKNFDNRSLVTIRGDSCIIPPNSFALARTVEYFRIPRSVLTVCVGKSTYARCGIIVNVTPFEPEWEGFVTLEVSNTTPLPAKIYANEGIAQVLFFESDEVCEVSYADKKGKYQKQPGLTLPKL
- a CDS encoding TRAM domain-containing protein, with product MGGALGSGGAGYGLGGVLGAAAGLLAVWAETGLGRVGAGAAAGGAAGALAGLLAALLVIGVSSAAIPEAARSIAALFIGLILSYLGAAAGAAHGRRLWTRPEAADGAGGEPSRAKILDTSVIIDGRVADICEAGFLEGPLVLPQFVLKELQQIADSSDPLKRNRGRRGLDVLHRIQQMPELDIQIVDTDFPRVREVDAKLVLLAKEMAAKVMTNDFNLNKVAELQGVRVLNINELANAVKPIVLPGEEMSVFVLKEGKEYGQGVGYLDDGTMVVVDHARDRIGHNVSVSVTSVLQTTAGRMIFTKLRDDGEPQRNGN